CTCAGACTTGCAGCCCTATCTTTGGATCTCGCAGTCATTTCATGCAAGGCCGTGGAACCAACCACCACAAGATACAGAGTGATCCCACCCCTTTTTTACCATTTTCTGCTTTTGTGTAGGGATCTAGATTGCAACTTACAAGCCATCCAAACAACAGTCTTCACTGTCTCTAAAAAAATTGTATGCAACTATTTTTGCCAACTCCACGGGGTCTGAAGTGCCTAAAAAACTAGAGCTCATACGATTGCAAGAGAAAAATGCGGGCTGAGCGAGCCAATGTCTTCCCATTAGAGGGCAACTCAAAGCTATAATAGCTTTAGAGAgtatattaaaataaattagaataATATGTAGAGACACAAACTCAGTGTTTGAAAGAGTGCAATAATACCCGAAAACACGAAGGGAAGGTTTGATCTAGAAGCATTCCAAGCTAAGCAAGGAATACAGAAAGCTAAGCAAGCCaatgtttggattgtaagttatttgggatatttctactgtagtactttttgtgatgtaacgtatgtgagataaaaaggtaattgggaagataaaaaggtgtattgaaaattgtaatgatgatataagtaaataaaattgaaaaaataatgctcaatccaaacaaacccgcATCCTCCTCCTTTGTACTTCAACAAGTGTGACCACGATTCCACTGTGTCAATATTCTATGTGGTAACAGGCCCAAACAGTAACAAAAGCCGTATAGCCCCATGGCTCCCCTGACATACAAAATGAATACAACTACGAGAAATATTTCCAATGGCTTAGacaatttttaaaaagaaatacaaagaaGGAAACATTCCCCAGTCCACGATGATATAAAAATGATTTTCTCTATTTCTTGCAATATCATGATTCTATTAATTTGGGCACAAGTAAACTTTTGTTTGAGTGCATATCATCATATAAACTTGAATGCTTGGATGGAATTTTTCTGGCTTGTGTTTTGGTTGAAGAAAGAACTTTCAACTGCTCCTAGACAAAGTGCACACTAGTATCGTTTAGAAAACTTTGCACTATACAACGGTTTCCAATTGCCATTTCAGATTAATCTACTACACCAAATATGACTGACTAAGAGGTTCAAAAGTTACATACTCAAGTCTAGGGGAAGTAGCCCGCATGCAAGCTAAAAAATGTAACAACAATCATcttcactcaagcaaccaagagAAGATCAAATATATTTATCACGCAGGATTTAGTGATGCTGACAAAAGCAGTGAGTTGTACAAAAACAACAATAGATTGTACACTACGCTAAAGCTTCTTCACACTGTTATAGTACACTAGCCACAAATATCTGATATCAGGTATACCAGACAACATAGAAATTTTAGCACCACACAGCAGTTTCCATTTGCCATTTCAAGTTAATTCACTGCACCAAATATGACTGACTGAGAGGTTAAAATTTTATATGCTTAAAGCCTAACAGAAGTAGCAAACATGCAAGATCAAACGTGCAACAACAATCATCTTAACCCAAGCATTCAAGAGAAGATCAAATTGATTAATCAAAAAGGATTTAATTATGCTGACAAAAGCAACACAAATAGTtatataaaaacaaaaataaattgtACACTGCACTAAAGCTTCTCCGTGCTGCTATAGTTACACCAGCCACATATATTCAGATATCAGGTATACCAGACAACTCTTGCAGTTGAGATGAGCCAGaatcattaaaaataatttttttttaaaaaagattaTATCTAGAACTGCAGCACAAAAGTAAACAGAGAAGAATTTACATAACTTAGAATAATTTCAAATGGCAAGGCATAATCCAAAAAATGATCAAAAGATTAGAGAGTGCTAAAAGCTAAGTGGGACAATTCAAGCTTTTCTGCAATGATCTTTCCCATCTGGCTGTACATGGTGGAAGTGTACCATTACAAATTCATTTGAGATTTTTTGGCAAGAATGAGACGTGCAGAAGGGGTTCATGTACATATTTGGGCAAAAGTCTTACAATCAAAAGAACTTAAGAGTAATAAATAGAGGATAAATAACCCAAACCGTAAATGTCATAACCGGACAAGGATAGATAACCCAAACCACATATGTCATATCCGACGTTTTTTCTTCTCTGGTGTTTCGTGCACTTGAGCTTTAGTTCCATAAGTATTTAACTGAAAGTTCTCAAATGCCTCAGAGACAACTCTTACCTACAAAGATATGTAGCAGAAGTTCGTTCAAATTACAGACACTGAAAATCTTCCAGCAAAATTAAAATGTTGGATACGTACCAGTTCTGGCTTTTTGGAGTACACTCTGACTATCATATCCTGATAAGATGTTGGTAACAAGTGGCTGATGCGATCATCAGCAATGGAAAACTTCTCCTCACTCTCATAATCCTGAATACGTTACTATCAGGAAATGCAGTGTGGAAAGCATCAAAGGAGAAATAGGTATAAAATCTGTGACCCAGCATGCTTGAAAAACAACTGAAACATTATTACCTTGAAAAAGTGGATGCTGCAAGAAGGAACACATATTCAGGAAAAATCATCAGTGCTAGAGATAGATTAATAACTCAGGCAGCATAAAAGCCTCACGTATTTCAGAATACCTTTCTAGAGGATTATGCCTCCCACGAGTCAGATCTATTCTAACATTGCTAACAGCAATGTCTTCCTCTCTTAGTATCACCCCACCATTTTTCTACGCCAAAAAAGAAAGGTACACATTCTCAGTATTCAATAAAACAAATTCTGTTCCAGCAAAGAAGCCTGGATATCATCTTTACTGTAGGATATGATATCTAGTACCTGGGAACAGATAATGTCTAGTGCAGTAACATCCTTAAAATGTTCCAATTTATCCTTGGGAACTGCATACTCATTGCAGAACTGTACACAGATtttaatcaaaaaaaaaaaaaagaaaggaagaaatgaagcttAAACTGCACTTTCGAAAACACAATAACTTCTAAAGAGAAACCAAACGatgggtgaaaaaaaaaaaagcagataTGTAAATTATAGCTCATTATATAATTCTTTAGCCGTAATCTAGAGCTTCATTACCTGGTACAAGTTTCTTCTTCGAATACGAATGATCAGATCCCTAGATTCCTTTAATTCTTGGTCTGGAGCTGTTTCAATAGTTTTGATTATCGTGTCATCTAACTGCAAACATAAGCATGACAGAGATGCTAAGTCAATTAAGAAGCCTCTACAGGAATAATGACACACATTGGAAAATCATTCTAAACGGGTCTATATACCTTCCAATACTCAGAAGGATCCTGTATATGAGAAGTTATATTTAGGTAATTATTTGCCTGGAGTAGGGCATCCACAACCATTAGCTCAATTGCCTGCAAGTAATCCAAATATTTCaaatgcccaaaaaaaaaaaataataataataattttaaaaaataaaaatcacatGTCAGACTCTACACCAATCATTTGAGTTCTTTTCAGGTGAACAAATAGGCTGTAGGCACGTAAGAAGACATCTACCAGCACACCTTCACTTTTGCATGAGAATAAACTGTTCGATGCAAATCAGCTCGAGTGGCAAATAATTTGTGGATGGTCAGATCTGCAGATTTTCCATATGGAATTGTCAGTTTATCATAAGGACAGATTTTAACGACAAATCCGAAATGTTTCAAAAGGATATTTACAATCCTTGGCCAGATAGCATATCTCATCACCCAAAACTCTCATTGTTTCCATTAACctacaaaaggg
This portion of the Coffea eugenioides isolate CCC68of chromosome 11, Ceug_1.0, whole genome shotgun sequence genome encodes:
- the LOC113754369 gene encoding deoxynucleoside triphosphate triphosphohydrolase SAMHD1 homolog — translated: MGACCNDGVTSSPSYNFFPSQDMRFSKHVHDNVHGNIYLDPIVLKFIDTEQFQRLRDLKQLGMAHMVYPGAVHSRFEHSLGVYQLAGEAVHRLQSHQGSELDIDNFDLQTVKLAGLLHDIGHGPFSHLFEREFLPKVLNGSEWSHEQMSGDLIDYIVDAHHIEVDPEKIKRVKEMILASSKFALPKSAKEKQFLYDIVANGRNGIDVDKFDYIVRDSRACGLGCSFLYQRLMETMRVLGDEICYLAKDYLTIHKLFATRADLHRTVYSHAKVKAIELMVVDALLQANNYLNITSHIQDPSEYWKLDDTIIKTIETAPDQELKESRDLIIRIRRRNLYQFCNEYAVPKDKLEHFKDVTALDIICSQKNGGVILREEDIAVSNVRIDLTRGRHNPLESIHFFKDYESEEKFSIADDRISHLLPTSYQDMIVRVYSKKPELVRVVSEAFENFQLNTYGTKAQVHETPEKKKRRI